The following are from one region of the Centropristis striata isolate RG_2023a ecotype Rhode Island chromosome 19, C.striata_1.0, whole genome shotgun sequence genome:
- the LOC131992683 gene encoding mucin-2 isoform X1 gives MVSKEPNHLLTGQTNGKSTLADKLPGTMTVRSVLLNRDSPDIESRLKRRRNRTHQVRFKDLEDGSSSSGNSGTGENNSHQRPVTDCGSPHPLRKHSSRSPKPWTDRDGPRTHSLPGQTSVVGAVRGDMASTIEVVAAFLARAPPHPLTPGPTRRCWAPPQSNSLTLPMTRRPSTSTSTAIQTSPCLKKPQSLSSTHTRSHSLGDSVGMDGDDEHDSQDEFLTHNHVLVPGSKDQNGPPVPGDRAVLERRPKASRTDIKSAVSVVKNSRHSCPPSVLLNTEPFHCSAVSCRDGPKRQGSSTPSVVRRRKRLNRTTSDPGKEVHYCTTPTQTESPCPSPPPSNIKLCTTQVQTENPSPPQNSKYCTTQSQTERRHKSPPSSDKQCTTQIQITNSRPALPPNTEQCTTEIQTDSPCHSAPNHEPCTTQTQTCSPCASPPLAVSLSSMQIQSESPVSPTQDPPNTQITTVPYCSSPQPTSAPTQTPEHCAKPPCFSPAKPACVTPPPPKALSIPCSTSAPTVVQHPIPYYTVVSPPTTPCTAVVCSSPSSTAPSCPTPKCTSPIPNTVSPAPLTCSTPTPAPLTCSTPTPAPLTCSTPTPAPLTCSTPTPAPLTCSTPTPAPLTCSTPTPAVTPNITPLDPIKHLNTALPITHPPPYSASNATAPTNITPCTFVTQTALSCTSITYYSTTHSVSPNAPHSNSTSPSYATLIQTVSHCNIPCQALQNTSSANTGITPYSSPVPKLKSCTSPPPLVKTYVSTLPNAQSCATPTKAVPLYSSTFRAAPPYTPPSQAPYNAQDKRGIRLPPPPPPPPPYTPRKKGNDPPGPGIRTPMLRADSKASKKDKDDEKEKKDIKCTDSPKLCERASSLKHRAQTPPVSVMKGERQSSSSSPAKACFKSSCLSSAQAQLGVLHKMLCSGPNARPNNPNSQHPLPPNQQGCSGGRGCSASGERPTAGPLTATQADTLRQVQEILGGLVSGARCKLDPSRVTEKLLGPNGPLHDIRSLQTQLHSLEGVLETSQNTIKVLLDVIQDLEKKEAERDGRHSYRTGQDIENCGTCRDCACIIYSVEHDFRLQEGQVVRTWKVGDPPEGSPQTPTPQPSTPNQQDSPQPVRPPATTKKNRKKCFWFL, from the exons ATGGTGAGCAAAGAGCCCAACCACTTGCTCACAGGCCAAACCAACGGCAAGAGCACCTTGGCGGACAAGCTGCCCGGGACAATGACTGTGCGCTCTGTGCTGCTCAATCGAGACTCCCCGGATATCGAGAGCCGCCTCAAGCGTCGCCGAAACCGCACCCACCAGGTCCGCTTCAAAGACCTGGAggatggcagcagcagcagtggcaaCAGTGGGACAGGAGAAAACAATAGCCATCAGAGGCCTGTCACAGACTGTGGCAGCCCACATCCTCTTCGTAAACACAGCAGCAGGTCCCCTAAGCCATGGACTGACAGGGATGGGCCACGGACTCACAGTCTACCTGGTCAAACCTCCGTGGTGGGGGCTGTGCGAGGGGACATGGCAAGTACTATAGAGGTGGTGGCTGCTTTCTTAGCCAGGGCCCCTCCTCATCCACTGACACCGGGTCCCACTCGTCGATGCTGGGCACCACCACAGAGTAACTCCCTAACCTTGCCAATGACACGTAGGCCCAGTACGAGCACCAGCACAGCCATCCAGACCTCCCCATGCCTGAAAAAGCCCCAGTCCCTCTCTTCCACCCACACACGTAGCCACAGCCTCGGGGACTCAGTGGGCATGGATGGGGATGATGAACATGACTCTCAAGATGAGTTCCTAACGCACAACCATGTGTTGGTGCCTGGGTCCAAGGATCAGAACGGTCCACCTGTTCCCGGGGATCGAGCTGTGCTGGAACGGAGGCCTAAAGCCTCCAGGACAGACATTAAGTCCGCTGTTAGTGTGGTCAAAAACTCCAGGCACAGCTGCCCTCCTTCAGTGCTTCTCAACACTGAGCCATTTCACTGCTCCGCTGTATCCTGTCGAGATGGCCCTAAGCGTCAGGGAAGCAGCACTCCGTCAGTGGTCAGGAGGAGGAAACGCCTGAACAGGACAACAAGCGATCCTGGAAAGGAAGTGCACTACTGCACTACTCCCACTCAGACTGAAAGCCCTTGTCCATCCCCTCCACCCTCAAATATCAAACTCTGCACCACTCAAGTTCAAACTGAGAACCCTTCCCCGCCTCAAAATTCAAAGTATTGCACCACCCAAAGTCAAACTGAGAGACGACATAAATCTCCACCTTCAAGTGACAAACAATGCACAACTCAAATTCAAATCACCAACTCTCGTCCAGCCCTACCTCCAAATACTGAACAGTGCACCACTGAAATACAAACAGACTCACCCTGTCACTCAGCTCCAAATCATGAACCTTGCACTACCCAGACACAAACGTGCAGCCCCTGTGCTTCCCCACCTCTGGCAGTATCACTGAGCTCAATGCAAATTCAATCGGAGAGTCCTGTATCCCCGACTCAAGACCCTCCCAACACCCAAATAACTACTGTGCCTTACTGTAGCTCTCCCCAACCTACAAGTGCACCAACACAGACCCCTGAACACTGCGCTAAACCACCTTGCTTCTCTCCAGCTAAGCCAGCTTGCGTCACCCCACCTCCACCCAAAGCCCTGTCCATTCCTTGCTCCACTTCTGCACCTACTGTTGTCCAACACCCAATCCCCTATTATACTGTCGTGTCACCACCAACAACCCCCTGCACAGCTGTTGTTTGCTCCAGTCCTTCCTCAACTGCACCATCATGCCCCACCCCAAAGTGCACCTCCCCTATTCCAAACACAGTATCACCAGCTCCTCTAACCTGTTCCACCCCTACCCCAGCTCCCCTAACATGTTCCACCCCTACCCCAGCTCCTCTAACATGTTCCACCCCTACCCCAGCTCCTCTAACATGTTCCACCCCTACCCCAGCTCCTCTAACCTGTTCTACCCCTACCCCAGCTCCTCTAACCTGTTCCACCCCTACCCCAGCTGTAACCCCAAATATAACTCCGCTTGACCCCATTAAACATCTAAACACTGCTTTACCCATAACACATCCGCCACCATACAGTGCTTCAAACGCTACAGCCCCAACAAATATAACACCTTGTACGTTTGTAACTCAAACTGCCCTGTCATGCACCTCCATAACATATTACTCTACCACACATTCGGTTAGCCCCAATGCCCCTCACTCAAATTCTACTTCACCTTCTTATGCCACTCTCATACAAACTGTGTCTCATTGCAACATCCCATGTCAAGCTCTGCAAAATACCTCTTCTGCCAACACAGGCATAACACCCTACTCCTCCCCAGTCCCCAAACTAAAATCTTGTACTTCTCCACCTCCACTTGTGAAAACATATGTGTCCACTCTTCCAAATGCACAGTCATGTGCAACACCAACTAAAGCTGTTCCTCTTTATTCTTCCACATTTCGTGCTGCACCACCATACACGCCCCCCTCTCAGGCGCCCTACAACGCTCAGGATAAGAGGGGCATTCGACTTCCACCTCCACCCCCGCCACCTCCACCTTATACACCACGCAAAAAGGGAAATGATCCACCAGGTCCTGGAATCCGAACACCCATGCTCAGGGCAGACAGCAAGGCCAGCAAGAAAGATAAAGACgatgagaaggaaaaaaaggataTAAAATGTACAGACTCGCCCAAGCTCTGTGAGAGAGCCAGCTCTCTGAAGCACAGAGCTCAAACTCCGCCAGTTTCTGTGATGAAGGGAGAGAggcagtcctcctcctcctctcctgccaAGGCCTGTTTTAAGTCCAGCTGTCTCAGCTCAGCCCAGGCTCAGCTTGGGGTGCTACACAAAATGCTCTGCTCAGGACCCAACGCCAGGCCCAACAACCCCAACAGCCAACACCCTCTTCCTCCAAACCAGCAGGGTTGCTCTGGAGGCAGGGGCTGCTCTGCTTCTGGGGAGCGGCCTACAGCCGGGCCCCTGACTGCCACCCAGGCTGACACACTAAGACAGGTCCAGGAAATCCTGGGAGGGTTGGTGTCTGGTGCCAGGTGTAAACTGGACCCATCTAGGGTGACAGAAAAGCTCCTCGGTCCCAATGGACCCCTGCATGACATTCGTAGCCTGCAGACCCAGCTCCACAGTCTGGAGGGGGTCCTGGAGACCAGCCAGAACACCATTAAGGTCCTGCTGGATGTCATTCAAGACCTTGAGAAGAAGGAGGCTGAGAGAGACGG AAGACATTCATACAGGACCGGACAGGACATTGAGAACTGTGGGACCTGCAGGGACTGCGCCTGCATCATCTACAG
- the LOC131992683 gene encoding mucin-2 isoform X2: MVSKEPNHLLTGQTNGKSTLADKLPGTMTVRSVLLNRDSPDIESRLKRRRNRTHQVRFKDLEDGSSSSGNSGTGENNSHQRPVTDCGSPHPLRKHSSRSPKPWTDRDGPRTHSLPGQTSVVGAVRGDMASTIEVVAAFLARAPPHPLTPGPTRRCWAPPQSNSLTLPMTRRPSTSTSTAIQTSPCLKKPQSLSSTHTRSHSLGDSVGMDGDDEHDSQDEFLTHNHVLVPGSKDQNGPPVPGDRAVLERRPKASRTDIKSAVSVVKNSRHSCPPSVLLNTEPFHCSAVSCRDGPKRQGSSTPSVVRRRKRLNRTTSDPGKEVHYCTTPTQTESPCPSPPPSNIKLCTTQVQTENPSPPQNSKYCTTQSQTERRHKSPPSSDKQCTTQIQITNSRPALPPNTEQCTTEIQTDSPCHSAPNHEPCTTQTQTCSPCASPPLAVSLSSMQIQSESPVSPTQDPPNTQITTVPYCSSPQPTSAPTQTPEHCAKPPCFSPAKPACVTPPPPKALSIPCSTSAPTVVQHPIPYYTVVSPPTTPCTAVVCSSPSSTAPSCPTPKCTSPIPNTVSPAPLTCSTPTPAPLTCSTPTPAPLTCSTPTPAPLTCSTPTPAPLTCSTPTPAPLTCSTPTPAVTPNITPLDPIKHLNTALPITHPPPYSASNATAPTNITPCTFVTQTALSCTSITYYSTTHSVSPNAPHSNSTSPSYATLIQTVSHCNIPCQALQNTSSANTGITPYSSPVPKLKSCTSPPPLVKTYVSTLPNAQSCATPTKAVPLYSSTFRAAPPYTPPSQAPYNAQDKRGIRLPPPPPPPPPYTPRKKGNDPPGPGIRTPMLRADSKASKKDKDDEKEKKDIKCTDSPKLCERASSLKHRAQTPPVSVMKGERQSSSSSPAKACFKSSCLSSAQAQLGVLHKMLCSGPNARPNNPNSQHPLPPNQQGCSGGRGCSASGERPTAGPLTATQADTLRQVQEILGGLVSGARCKLDPSRVTEKLLGPNGPLHDIRSLQTQLHSLEGVLETSQNTIKVLLDVIQDLEKKEAERDGHSYRTGQDIENCGTCRDCACIIYSVEHDFRLQEGQVVRTWKVGDPPEGSPQTPTPQPSTPNQQDSPQPVRPPATTKKNRKKCFWFL; the protein is encoded by the exons ATGGTGAGCAAAGAGCCCAACCACTTGCTCACAGGCCAAACCAACGGCAAGAGCACCTTGGCGGACAAGCTGCCCGGGACAATGACTGTGCGCTCTGTGCTGCTCAATCGAGACTCCCCGGATATCGAGAGCCGCCTCAAGCGTCGCCGAAACCGCACCCACCAGGTCCGCTTCAAAGACCTGGAggatggcagcagcagcagtggcaaCAGTGGGACAGGAGAAAACAATAGCCATCAGAGGCCTGTCACAGACTGTGGCAGCCCACATCCTCTTCGTAAACACAGCAGCAGGTCCCCTAAGCCATGGACTGACAGGGATGGGCCACGGACTCACAGTCTACCTGGTCAAACCTCCGTGGTGGGGGCTGTGCGAGGGGACATGGCAAGTACTATAGAGGTGGTGGCTGCTTTCTTAGCCAGGGCCCCTCCTCATCCACTGACACCGGGTCCCACTCGTCGATGCTGGGCACCACCACAGAGTAACTCCCTAACCTTGCCAATGACACGTAGGCCCAGTACGAGCACCAGCACAGCCATCCAGACCTCCCCATGCCTGAAAAAGCCCCAGTCCCTCTCTTCCACCCACACACGTAGCCACAGCCTCGGGGACTCAGTGGGCATGGATGGGGATGATGAACATGACTCTCAAGATGAGTTCCTAACGCACAACCATGTGTTGGTGCCTGGGTCCAAGGATCAGAACGGTCCACCTGTTCCCGGGGATCGAGCTGTGCTGGAACGGAGGCCTAAAGCCTCCAGGACAGACATTAAGTCCGCTGTTAGTGTGGTCAAAAACTCCAGGCACAGCTGCCCTCCTTCAGTGCTTCTCAACACTGAGCCATTTCACTGCTCCGCTGTATCCTGTCGAGATGGCCCTAAGCGTCAGGGAAGCAGCACTCCGTCAGTGGTCAGGAGGAGGAAACGCCTGAACAGGACAACAAGCGATCCTGGAAAGGAAGTGCACTACTGCACTACTCCCACTCAGACTGAAAGCCCTTGTCCATCCCCTCCACCCTCAAATATCAAACTCTGCACCACTCAAGTTCAAACTGAGAACCCTTCCCCGCCTCAAAATTCAAAGTATTGCACCACCCAAAGTCAAACTGAGAGACGACATAAATCTCCACCTTCAAGTGACAAACAATGCACAACTCAAATTCAAATCACCAACTCTCGTCCAGCCCTACCTCCAAATACTGAACAGTGCACCACTGAAATACAAACAGACTCACCCTGTCACTCAGCTCCAAATCATGAACCTTGCACTACCCAGACACAAACGTGCAGCCCCTGTGCTTCCCCACCTCTGGCAGTATCACTGAGCTCAATGCAAATTCAATCGGAGAGTCCTGTATCCCCGACTCAAGACCCTCCCAACACCCAAATAACTACTGTGCCTTACTGTAGCTCTCCCCAACCTACAAGTGCACCAACACAGACCCCTGAACACTGCGCTAAACCACCTTGCTTCTCTCCAGCTAAGCCAGCTTGCGTCACCCCACCTCCACCCAAAGCCCTGTCCATTCCTTGCTCCACTTCTGCACCTACTGTTGTCCAACACCCAATCCCCTATTATACTGTCGTGTCACCACCAACAACCCCCTGCACAGCTGTTGTTTGCTCCAGTCCTTCCTCAACTGCACCATCATGCCCCACCCCAAAGTGCACCTCCCCTATTCCAAACACAGTATCACCAGCTCCTCTAACCTGTTCCACCCCTACCCCAGCTCCCCTAACATGTTCCACCCCTACCCCAGCTCCTCTAACATGTTCCACCCCTACCCCAGCTCCTCTAACATGTTCCACCCCTACCCCAGCTCCTCTAACCTGTTCTACCCCTACCCCAGCTCCTCTAACCTGTTCCACCCCTACCCCAGCTGTAACCCCAAATATAACTCCGCTTGACCCCATTAAACATCTAAACACTGCTTTACCCATAACACATCCGCCACCATACAGTGCTTCAAACGCTACAGCCCCAACAAATATAACACCTTGTACGTTTGTAACTCAAACTGCCCTGTCATGCACCTCCATAACATATTACTCTACCACACATTCGGTTAGCCCCAATGCCCCTCACTCAAATTCTACTTCACCTTCTTATGCCACTCTCATACAAACTGTGTCTCATTGCAACATCCCATGTCAAGCTCTGCAAAATACCTCTTCTGCCAACACAGGCATAACACCCTACTCCTCCCCAGTCCCCAAACTAAAATCTTGTACTTCTCCACCTCCACTTGTGAAAACATATGTGTCCACTCTTCCAAATGCACAGTCATGTGCAACACCAACTAAAGCTGTTCCTCTTTATTCTTCCACATTTCGTGCTGCACCACCATACACGCCCCCCTCTCAGGCGCCCTACAACGCTCAGGATAAGAGGGGCATTCGACTTCCACCTCCACCCCCGCCACCTCCACCTTATACACCACGCAAAAAGGGAAATGATCCACCAGGTCCTGGAATCCGAACACCCATGCTCAGGGCAGACAGCAAGGCCAGCAAGAAAGATAAAGACgatgagaaggaaaaaaaggataTAAAATGTACAGACTCGCCCAAGCTCTGTGAGAGAGCCAGCTCTCTGAAGCACAGAGCTCAAACTCCGCCAGTTTCTGTGATGAAGGGAGAGAggcagtcctcctcctcctctcctgccaAGGCCTGTTTTAAGTCCAGCTGTCTCAGCTCAGCCCAGGCTCAGCTTGGGGTGCTACACAAAATGCTCTGCTCAGGACCCAACGCCAGGCCCAACAACCCCAACAGCCAACACCCTCTTCCTCCAAACCAGCAGGGTTGCTCTGGAGGCAGGGGCTGCTCTGCTTCTGGGGAGCGGCCTACAGCCGGGCCCCTGACTGCCACCCAGGCTGACACACTAAGACAGGTCCAGGAAATCCTGGGAGGGTTGGTGTCTGGTGCCAGGTGTAAACTGGACCCATCTAGGGTGACAGAAAAGCTCCTCGGTCCCAATGGACCCCTGCATGACATTCGTAGCCTGCAGACCCAGCTCCACAGTCTGGAGGGGGTCCTGGAGACCAGCCAGAACACCATTAAGGTCCTGCTGGATGTCATTCAAGACCTTGAGAAGAAGGAGGCTGAGAGAGACGG ACATTCATACAGGACCGGACAGGACATTGAGAACTGTGGGACCTGCAGGGACTGCGCCTGCATCATCTACAG